A single region of the Epinephelus fuscoguttatus linkage group LG14, E.fuscoguttatus.final_Chr_v1 genome encodes:
- the LOC125901116 gene encoding MAP3K12-binding inhibitory protein 1 isoform X2: MAETMKLSGNHAPPNEASKMSSYRDCVCALLKLLADFGTELKLSDAALRIEVNIDAVDLPSSPDAHVLSCLQEHITKLQAVSESLKMLVDAHANTSSTKSITSDDAVTSSSLQEQTIALSEHHPPSPEAAESKTAADDVMVQIRARKSEIERRISAFMERKQMEINENNVREFCNVIDCNQENSCARTDAVFTPYPGFKSHVKVTRVVNTYGPQTRGGGGQGEVGDQQRGQIGRDCGNTAIEERLHNIETHLKLPTAGPVPLSVYQRLKRLEDRILELEGLSPEYFQSASHLHKRPKTSPAQSCSLTELDEKISAVKAALLKKTFP; encoded by the exons ATGGCGGAGACAATGAAGCTCAGTGGAAATCACGCTCCTCCTAATGAAGCCAGCAAAATGTCCAGCTACAGGGACTGTGTGTGCGCGCTCCTGAAGCTGTTAGCAGACTTCGGGACAGAG ctCAAATTAAGTGATGCTGCTCTGAGAATAGAAGTCAACATCGATGCTGTGGATCTGCCATCATCTCCAGATGCTCATGTGCTGAGCTGTTTGCAGGAGCATATCACTAAATTACAG GCTGTTTCAGAAAGCTTAAAGATGCTGGTGGATGCTCACGCTAATACATCATCTACAAAATCCATCACATCAGACGATGCCGTCACCTCATCGTCACTCCAAGAGCAGACGATTGCACTGTCTGAGCACCATCCTCCCAGCCCTGAGGCGGCAGAGAGCAAGACGGCGGCTGATGACGTCATGGTTCAGATCAGAGCCAGGAAGTCAGAG ATTGAGCGAAGAATATCTGCATTTATGGAACGCAAGCAGATGGAGATCAATGAAAACAATGTACGCGAGTTTTGCAACGTGATCGACTGCAATCAGG AAAACAGTTGTGCCAGAACAGATGCAGTTTTCACTCCTTATCCTGGTTTTAAAAGCCATGTGAAAG TTACACGGGTGGTAAACACTTACGGGCCCCAGACTCGTGGTGGTGGAGGCCAAGGAGAGGTAGGGGATCAGCAGAGGGGGCAGATAGGCAGAGACTGCGGAAATACAGCCATAGAAGAGCGACTTCACAACATCGAGACTCACCTGAAGCTCCCAACAG CGGGTCCAGTTCCACTGAGTGTGTACCAGAGACTGAAGAGGCTGGAGGATCGTATCCTGGAGTTGGAGGGACTCTCACCAGAGTACTTTCAGTCCGCG AGTCACCTGCACAAGCGACCAAAGACATCCCCTGCTCAG TCCTGCAGTCTGACAGAGCTGGATGAAAAGATCAGCGCAGTGAAAGCGGCACTACTGAAGAAG ACTTTTCCTTGA
- the LOC125901116 gene encoding MAP3K12-binding inhibitory protein 1 isoform X1: protein MAETMKLSGNHAPPNEASKMSSYRDCVCALLKLLADFGTELKLSDAALRIEVNIDAVDLPSSPDAHVLSCLQEHITKLQAVSESLKMLVDAHANTSSTKSITSDDAVTSSSLQEQTIALSEHHPPSPEAAESKTAADDVMVQIRARKSEIERRISAFMERKQMEINENNVREFCNVIDCNQENSCARTDAVFTPYPGFKSHVKVTRVVNTYGPQTRGGGGQGEVGDQQRGQIGRDCGNTAIEERLHNIETHLKLPTAGPVPLSVYQRLKRLEDRILELEGLSPEYFQSASHLHKRPKTSPAQSCSLTELDEKISAVKAALLKKVNDFGPGYEPECPL from the exons ATGGCGGAGACAATGAAGCTCAGTGGAAATCACGCTCCTCCTAATGAAGCCAGCAAAATGTCCAGCTACAGGGACTGTGTGTGCGCGCTCCTGAAGCTGTTAGCAGACTTCGGGACAGAG ctCAAATTAAGTGATGCTGCTCTGAGAATAGAAGTCAACATCGATGCTGTGGATCTGCCATCATCTCCAGATGCTCATGTGCTGAGCTGTTTGCAGGAGCATATCACTAAATTACAG GCTGTTTCAGAAAGCTTAAAGATGCTGGTGGATGCTCACGCTAATACATCATCTACAAAATCCATCACATCAGACGATGCCGTCACCTCATCGTCACTCCAAGAGCAGACGATTGCACTGTCTGAGCACCATCCTCCCAGCCCTGAGGCGGCAGAGAGCAAGACGGCGGCTGATGACGTCATGGTTCAGATCAGAGCCAGGAAGTCAGAG ATTGAGCGAAGAATATCTGCATTTATGGAACGCAAGCAGATGGAGATCAATGAAAACAATGTACGCGAGTTTTGCAACGTGATCGACTGCAATCAGG AAAACAGTTGTGCCAGAACAGATGCAGTTTTCACTCCTTATCCTGGTTTTAAAAGCCATGTGAAAG TTACACGGGTGGTAAACACTTACGGGCCCCAGACTCGTGGTGGTGGAGGCCAAGGAGAGGTAGGGGATCAGCAGAGGGGGCAGATAGGCAGAGACTGCGGAAATACAGCCATAGAAGAGCGACTTCACAACATCGAGACTCACCTGAAGCTCCCAACAG CGGGTCCAGTTCCACTGAGTGTGTACCAGAGACTGAAGAGGCTGGAGGATCGTATCCTGGAGTTGGAGGGACTCTCACCAGAGTACTTTCAGTCCGCG AGTCACCTGCACAAGCGACCAAAGACATCCCCTGCTCAG TCCTGCAGTCTGACAGAGCTGGATGAAAAGATCAGCGCAGTGAAAGCGGCACTACTGAAGAAGGTGAATGATTTTGGTCCTGGATATGAACCAGAGTGTCCACtgtaa